Part of the Equus caballus isolate H_3958 breed thoroughbred chromosome 5, TB-T2T, whole genome shotgun sequence genome is shown below.
cattgtattcttcagctccagaatttctgtttggttcctgtttatgatttctatctctctgttaaacttcttattttgttcgtgtattttttcctgattttgttgaattgtctttctctgttatcTTGTAGCTTACTGAGTTTCCTtataacagctattttgaattctttattgagTAAATCATAGATCCATTTCTTTGGAGTCAATTATTGGAAAGTTATTGTATTCCTTTGGTAGCgttatatttctttgatttttcatgtttcttgaagCCTTGCATTCCTGTCTTTGCACTTGAGAAATCAGTTACTTCCCCCTGTCTTTACTGACTGACTTTGGGAGAGAAATACCTGCTGTCAATCCTGCTAGGTATTCTGAGGCTTTCTTGGATCTTTTCTATGAGTACAGCTGGTCCACATTATGTGTTCTCTCTTCTAgtagaattcttaagcttgtatTCCTTCTCTTGATCCTGCAAAGCCAGCCTAGGTGCTGACAGActtctttttactttcctttggGTAGTGCTGAAGGCTTAAGTTGTGTCATTTCTCTTAGACCTGCAGAGTGGGTCTGGCTTTCTGTGTATGTTCATCTGCCTTCTTCAAAAGCTGGTTCTCACTGCCATGGGGAGCATGCACAGATAGCCAGCCATGGAGTTGGGGACGTGTGTGAGTGAGGCCTGCAGAGTGCTATTGGTGTCTGTGGGCCAGTTGGAGGGATCTGCAGGTGAGTCATCCCCAATGGCTCATGGGCTGTCTTCCTAACAGATTCCGTGATGCATTTACTAGCATTTGTGTCCTCTGGTCCCCTCTGAGAGCCCTATTTTATGCTTTCCAAGCTGCTCCCTAAATCTCAGTTACACAGCACACCTTAGTAATTGTCTTTATTGTATCtaatatctgatttttttcctccaacagTGTGTTGGGACTTCTCTGCTAGACTCCTGGGTTTCCACAAAAGCTCTTTTATTCTTGAATGATTATCTAAATTGGTAGTCTTGGAAGAATGATAGAAGAAAACTCTTATTCTTCCATGATAATGATGTCACTAtggttcaatttctttctttatgaactccgactttctatttttttttttttgctagagtCTGTGACTTCATTTGTCCAAAAAGTCCAAAAGCAGAATTTAGGACTGATAGTTTAGGTTTGCCCAacagttttactattttattctaTGGTCTTCCAGCTTCTATTGTTGCCTTTGAGAAATCTTCTCTCAGTTTGTTATTCCTTTGTagttaatctgtcttttctcaCCAGTtgcattgtttgtttgtttgttttttggtaaggaaaattttctctgagctaacatctgttgcaatcttcctctttttttggatgaggaagatttgccccaagctaacatctgtgccaatctttctgtattttgtatgtgggtaaccaccacagcatggcttgacaagtggtgtaggtctcacccaggatccgaacctatgaacgcgggccaccaaagtggagtgtgccagacttaaccactatgccacagggttggcccccaCCAGTTGCTTTTAAGTCTTTCTATCTTTGGTATtatagtttcactactatatgtctaaatgtgaatttattttacTTGAGATAAATGCTTCCTAAATCTGAGGATTTATGTCTTTCTTcaagtttagaaaatatttaattattatctctttattattatgctacatcattattattttaattctctcaTTAATAAATTCATATTAGAAGATTGCTGGAccttcttattcttttctcatGACTCCTAGTTAGTcgttcttatttttaatttctttatcatTCCTGTTGCATCCTGGGTgatttcttaatctctctcttCTGGTTTAGTGATCCTCTTTTCAGCTATATCTACTTTATTGTTTAATCTGCTTCCTTCTTATTTCAATGACTACATTTTTTTAGAGGTATTGATAGCAAAATGTTTAAAAGCATGGTTTCTGAAGAATTGTTGGATTTACATTTTGGCTCCACCATTTATTAGTTCTGAAGTTTTGGTCAAGTTAATTAACCTTTCTGTGTTTTTTCATGCTTAAAACTTAGATAGTAATTGTATCTAATGTATTCTGTCATTTTGCTAATTATGTAAAATTATTCGTTTAAAATCCTTAAAAGTGTACCTGGCACACATTAAGTGCTCAAAAatgaattattgttattatccATTTTCAAATTTGTCTCTTTGTTATTTATAGTATTTTACTGTTATGGGCATAATACTTCATTTTAGAACCTgaattagtttaaataaatttaatttattataattcttaGATAGTTTTTTCTAcctgaatttttaattatttaagccTACATTTATCACATATTTCGAATCTTGTTCATCAtatttttgtgggttttgtgAGTTTGGATTAAGAAGCTTCTTGTGCAGTGTAGGAATTCCATGTGACCTGGACTTCTGATGGTGTCCATCAAAAGTGATTTTGTATTTGCTTCTTCTAAGCCCTGGGAGGTCATGGGCCCAGGAGTAATTTTTATAACAATTCTTTATTTGGAGTTTCCCAGAGCACACCCATGAGTGTAGCACAGTCTTGAGGTTTTGTTATTTCAGGGGAAACTTTCTATTTCTCCCAGAGCTCATACAAACATAAGCTTACTTGTCATCTCTCTGTGCCCGTGGGTGAACTTTTTCTCCACCAAACCACGCATTTATTAAAAGGAAAGTCTTCTGATGGTCTGTATTTTATGTAGGTGTTTTAGTTTCAAGTTTATGCCCTTTGCAGGCCCAAGGTTTTGTTTCCTAGTTCCACATGGACTTTAAATgctaattttacaaaaattatttagtGGAATgtttccctccccactcctccccaggGGAACAATAATGTCAATTTACGTGTTTAacactttgtttctttcttttttttaggtgtATTGGGGgattttcccttatttctttcctatttggctttgcatttaaaaaattatgtaacatttacccatcaatgaatgaatgaatgaaggccaCCTCTGACTGGAGATCAACATTTGTGAACTGAGAAGGAGATGTTAGTAAATTATGTTACAAGAGTGAGCAAAACCCTTGAAAGGAAATTAAGACTGAAAGCTGGAAGTACAATCTGGATCTTGGTTGTTGGTTTTTCTCCTGCCACCAAAAACTTATGTTCAACTACCAGGAAGATACCCACAGGAAGCTGCTGTGAGTGACTATTAAGGGTTTGTATAGTCAATGACTCATGATCCACAGTTCCCCTTGGTCATTCACCTTCCTGCCTTGAAAGTCATAACCCATCCCCCTTCTGGAAAACCCACACACATACAattaaaacagaaagtagaaggatTCAGATCGAATTGTCTTTAATCCCTGGAGGCCTCTCCACATCTGCTGTCCCCTGGGAGCCCATGTATTTTCACACATGAAGGGGGAACTTCTCCCTAATGCAGATGCTGCTCAGATATCTACTGAGAGCCTCACTAAGTCTTCTTGTGACTCTGTCTTCCCTCAGACTCCAACACTGGGTTCACTTCCACTTCCCACAGTTGAAATAGCAATGCCTTTTTTTAGATGGAGTCTATAATAACTTCTACTGATACTGAAGAAAATGCGActccacatgaaaaagaaaaatttgagctTTGTAAAACTCTACTCTCTTAAAACATTCACTGTCTGAAACTTAAATTTACTCTTGCTTTTCTATGATTGTCTGGAGCAAATATGTGGATACTTCTTTTAGGATCTGGATCTCTGGAGCATCTCCATCTTCATTTCTGCCAGGGAGGTAATGAGCAACAGCTTGCAGACATTCTTATTCATTCTGAGTTCCCTGTCATGCTATTTGGCCTATGCAGGGCTCCAGTAGACTTCCAGAAATGAATGAATTGCACTGTAGGGAATATCCTGGGCAGAAGAGTCATCTGTGTCTGCCTAAAGAACATCTGGAGAGTGTCTACATAGACAACATCTAGATGCCCACTAGTCAGTCCTGCTTCTGACGGCCTCCAACAAACAGTATCACCTCCCAAAGTATATATTTATTACCCTGGACATAAAATTTCTAGGTCCAGCCCCACTCAACAAAGATATCTTGTTGTTCAAGATAATTACAGTAACTATTAAAACTACTACTACAACTACCAACACGCAACAAGGATGATCAAGATTACGACTACTTTTCTGCCGTGTATTCAGAAATTTACTATAAGTGATTTGTATACATTATGACACTTAATTCTGTCATAGTGACCTTCGAACCACAAGTTCAACCAAATATATCCAAAGGTCTCTGGAGCTATCCAAACTCATTTTTCCATTCTAACTGTCCTAGTAATCAACTTCATCAAATGAgacatgttatttattttgttctgaattttatttcatagagactctctttgtctctgtctcaaTCCTGGCATACCCCATCTTGGCACTGCACTTTGTGTCCCATTCAAGACATTGAACGGAGTTTACAGATAATCTGCACCTGGTCAGGATGAGGAGGTATTACAGGCCATCTAGAAACCGTTCCAGCAGGCAAGGACTTGATAAGAAGCTCAGTGACCAGCTCTGGTCCCAGGGAGAGAAAAACTCACTCACTCTCTTCCAAACACAAGTAAAACATTTGTTTATGTAGAAAGTTAAAGTAGCAATGCTTGATATACTCTAAGGTGATAGAGGCTACAAACCCCATAAAACCTGGGCCTTATTTTTATGacgcttttaaaaatacatacatagcATATGTTTATTGTAAGAATACTAGAAAACactaatgaataaaatgaaaaaagtaaaaatcaccttTAATTACATTATTCAGATATAATTACAGCAACACTTTGGGGTTTATTGTCCTAGACATTTTTCACTGAGGGGTGGGAGAGCTGAGTGCAGCACATAAATTGCATCTGGGGGCCACTTTTCCCTTAACAATATGTCATGACCATCTTTTATTGCTATTAAATATTCTCTACAGAGTTATTTTAATGGCTGCTTAGTGGTCCACTGTCTAgcatataatttactttttaatctgCCTTTGTTGggtatttttagaattttctttttacactttTATAATGATGTATGACATCACGTACATACAACAGAATTTCCCAAAGTAAAACTAGGTTTACAGTGAGTGAGTGATAATGTTAAGTATTCACCTTAACAGATGACCTTGAGTCTATGATTATGACTTTACTCTTAGTCACTCACCAGGTTACAAATACCCATGATTTGTGATTTAAAGTTTCATGCTGCATAAGATCCAAAAGGGCAACTTGCATCTGCCTGGACGGCCCAATCTTGAGCACATTGTTATATACAATATTTATGGTGACTACAGCTAATCAATATGAGAATGATAATATGCTTTGGCATGATGCGTGCTTTGCAGGGTGTGGCTGTATTAGGACCAGCCTGTGGTACAAATAGCAATATGGACTAGAAATAGGGAAGGGGACAGTGTTTGCTTTGATATAGAGCAGGTGTTTTGAATCTTAGTAAAATCCTATTCTAGAAAGTTAGAAATTACCTACGGAAAATTTCACCTTAGATACCTGAGCCATTGCAACAATGGCCCTGTTATCTTAAGGAACATTGAGAAGTAACATATTATAGTAAGATATTATAGTGTGCAAGAGCCAGACTGTGGAactagactgcctgggtttgactcCCAGCTGTCACTACTAGAAATTGTCTATGTTGATCTTGATCAGTCTACTTGCCTTTTCtggtgcctcaatttcctcaattGTGTAAATGGGATATTGCTGACTTCAGAAGCTTGCTGAGGCTATTAAATAACTTTGTGAGCATAAGGCACTTAGAATTGTGTCCAACTCGTTAACAGCCATCTATATGTTAGCTATCATCCATGTCAAGATGTGGAGTTTCTCTGGCATTGAGAGGATCATCTTTAATCCTCTTAGCACTTACAGGAAAGAAGATAAGGTCAGATATTGCAGAGCTCTTCTAGTTCCTTTTCTGCTAATTATACAAAACTTATTTTGCAAAAGCAGTTTCTATTCTCCGCACACAGACCACAGCTGGTGGCTtagggaacatctcttctcaaCTAACTGAACTAGGtcttcatatcattgtggtcatTGCTGATCATCTTTGATGAGCTCAATAATTTGAGTTAGCACTGAGGTGGCAGTAAGATGAGATCTCCAGCTCCAGAAAGGTCTAATGATTTATCAGACCCCAGGGACCAGTACGAATGCTCAGGTCTCTGCTTCCAGCTTAGATTTCAAAGGCAGATGCAAAGCTGTGGGCTCCAGGAAAATCAAATTGCAATGTATCCTAACCCTTGATGTTCAAGTCAGCCCACCTCCCCATTTGTTGGTCGCAAATTTCTGTTTTGATATCTTAGATCTCAGAGAGTAATATGTCCtcataaaattttcataatttcaaTGCTTAATACTcttctatgaaaaatatttagataGTTATCTACAAGATTTGGATTCAGAAGATGAATTGAAACCTTTGTTAATGTTCCTCTGTTTAATCATGGACAATGACGGGGAGGAGGGCTGATGCTGGAAAACAAGATTCCTTTCTCTACATTCAGTtgttactaaataaatatttgttaattgagTAAAAGGACTCTTCACATAAAATATGACCAGAGAAAAGGGATCAATTCAGGATTTGTTCAAGTCTTATAACTCTCACTGGGTATGTTTCCTGATGAACTCTATGGGACTGGAGAACATGTTATCACGTACCCTTGAAAAGCGTGGATGTAAGGGCCATCGGCGGGgtaaggcagaaggaaaatgaaatgaaggagaaaattgGTAAACATCCAGTATCCATGGGACTTGCTCCTGCCAATCCCTTTGGTCAAGGGATGAGTTTGCAACTCACCTTGTGATTTTACAAGGAATGAGGGTTAGTTGTGTGCTTGAGGGAGATTGAATTGTTGGTGATAATGCAGTATGgaaatagaaaaggaggaaaagatggaAAGTTTTTAAGTAATTTAGCAGAGTAATATAAGTTTCTAAATTGTGAGGGCAAATGCTCTGTGATAACATCTGATTTTTGATTCCCTCACAGCTTTGGTCAGTGAACAGGCAGGTGAGGAACTCCTTGTCTTTATTGTTCTTGGTCTCTGGTATATCAGTCACCAGGTTACCTCAAGGTCCTGTAGAGATGGATGTAGAAAGACTGGGAAGAAGTATCAGTGTTACTGCTTCCCTGGGCCAACCTGCTCCAGGATCCCACAGTCTCTGCCCTTGACACTGTGTGCTTGGCTGGGTGATCAGGCCCTGCTCagccttcccaaagccccagggtTGGTCTCCTTGTCAAAACCCCAGGAGTAGGGAGGGAAGTGACATCTGAAAGAGGATGTGCAGACTGGACAGAAGGGCTATTTAGAGAGAATTGTTTTCCTGGCCATAGGACCATAAgtcttcaacatcactaaacatCCTCACAGCTCTGAAAAAGTCATCTCTGAGGAATATGGCTAAGAATTTATGCTTGGTCAGAGTGGCCAGTGTCCTCATTGCTTCTCTAACTCTAGATCAGGAGTTGGCTGGATTTCTCTGTAAAAAGCCAGAGAGTAAATAGTTTAGGCTTTTCATGTCTCTGTTGTAACTACTTAACTCTGTCCTTGTAGCAAGAAATCCTCTATAGGCTGTGTGTAAAGGAATGGACTTGACCTTGTTCCAATAATACTTTATTTGCCACAACAAGCAACTTACCAGCTCACAAGTCATAGTTTTCCAACCCTTACTCTAGACCATTATTTAATTCTGAATTTTTTCATTAATGTGCTGCTTTTCTAAAGTTGTATAACTAAAACTAATTTCATCTTATTCTTCTTAATTTAAAGCTGTGCTCAAGAAAGGaagtaaatgaaaacaatattttattctaGACACAAAATCTCCACGAGCCAAGATTaaacctaaagaaatggagacttGTTCCCTTGCCTATCCAATGCTAACCGCGAAGTGGAAAGAACTCTTTGGGCTCTAAGAAACTGTGCTGGAATAAACAGATTATTCTCTCACTTCTAATGATGAGACATTAATGAAACAGGAATGTCAAGGGAGACCTACAGGAGTTCTGGCCTGGAGCTTGTTCAGGAGCAAGACTTATCTCTTGCGTTCATTCTGTTCTATGTAATCCTTAATGACCAACTCAAAGTCTCACTTAGTCAACTGCAGCCCTAAACCTGTGAGGCTGCCCATCACGTGCTTTTTCAATGGCATCTCTAACCATGACTCAGAGTATTTCTCTCCTATCCCTGACAGCATTCTCACTGGGAATTTTTCCAGTTTCTGGATGAAGACTATACTAGTGGTGTAAAACTTGTCTTGATTATAAGTCTCAAGCCAAGTCCCCATAGGATCTAGTCTCCATCTACGAAGGAGGGCAAAAATCTTGAATTAAGCTAATTGTTTCTGCAACCCCCCTTTCCTTCCCTcgtaatttcatttaaaaaaatccaaaacattgtCTACTAATGTCCAACATGTAAATCTGGCTCTCCACCTGGAACAGGCAGTAGCAAAccatacatttttccaaaaattacaATTCTAATTCCACAAGCTTCCTGTGGTATTTTGGCTCTGGCCCTGCAGTGGTATATTATAAGGCATCACATTTCTTATATGACTGACCTCTGCTTCCTTATGTGACTGACCTCTGCTTCCTTACACTGAACATCCAAATTCTGGCAGTCATCGTACAATTGAACAGTGGTAGGGagaagatttttatttgaaacagAACTTAGTTCCTCAACCTAAGCTCAAAATCCTCAACTATAATCTTAAAATATAATGCAGATGTCACAAACATTGAAAATAGTCTGGTACTACAAATACATGAAGTGACAGGGTAGAAATTAGAGAATCCTTGACCAATCTAACAAGAGCAGCCTTGAAGGAAGACATTAGtctttggcaatgatttttttctcactaaAATCAGTCATCTAAGAGCTTTGGGTTAAAATACATCTCTACCTCGTTACACATTGAATGGATAGGAGAGAACTTTTGAAAACGTTCGAGTGGAAAGTTCTTAGAATTAAAAATAGTGGACCTTATTCCAGTAACCAGCTTATTCTGGAGTGTTTGTGATTTGACCATGCAAGGAAGACATGATGAGTGACATGTCTGGTTCTGAATGTCCTGTTTGTTGGGATTGCTTCTCACCAGATACTTTTCAGCAGGAACCATAAATCTCACTGCTCTGGGAACTGTTATGATCCTTCTCTGGAGCTAGTTTCATGACCTAATGACCTATTCTAGAGCCAGCCCCTCCTGGCCCACTGAGGGTAGCCCAGGGCCCCTGACCAGTGAGACCCAGCTCTCTCCATAGAGATCAGATGCCCatctccaatttttctttttcagagagaGCAGAGCCCTCGGCTCAGGCTGGAGCAGCTCCCCAGAGCTCCAGATCCATGCCGAGTGGAGTGAAGACTCAGGATCTTACTGATGCAAGGCAGAGACAGGACTCACAGAGTCAGAAAACCAAGTTTCCAATCCCAAATTCATGTGCAGAGTGGGTATTAGTGGGGCTAAGCATGGGGAAAAACAGGAGTGCTCTAGCTCCAGCTTGGACTGCTAGTCTTTTTGTTACTTTGTGCAACTGTTCTTGTGGAAAGTGGGAACTGACCTACAGAAACTCTCCAAATTGCCTTTGGCATCTCTCTTCGTAAGAATAACAAGTGGACTAGGCTCcttataatctttcttttctttattaggTAAGTAATATTCATTGACCAAATCTTCGTTGATCACTGGCTGCATGCCTTGGCATTTTGCAGTGGGCTGGGAACTTTAAAAGGCAAGGCATCTGTTCTCCAAGTAGCTCCACATGCTAGATTGCAAGACAAATTGACTTATCAGAAGGCAACATGGTGCTACAGAGTATGGGGCTAAATGAAGCAtcagagaaatcagaaatcaaagtgAACTGGAAAGGTTACGGGAGGGGTTGCGATTTGTCTTGATCTTTTAAATTGAGAATAATGGAGGAACTGTTCTTCATATGGCTATTAGAAACAGTGCCTTTTCCAAGGTAGGATGGATGCTACCAATGACCCTCTTCATTATACACAAAAGGCATCTGTCTGCACCATGACTCATGCCCCTAAAATGTTTCCCGTCTCATGGAGTGGATGATCCatcacaaatttttttctttttttaaattggcaccagagctaacaactgctgtcaatcttcttttatttttttcctttttctccccaaatccccccagtacatagttgcatattttagttgtgggtccttctagttgtggcatgtgggacactgcctcagcatggcctgatgagctgtgccatgtccacgcccaggatccgaaccagcgaaaccctgggccacagaagcagaacgtgagaacttaaccactcagccatggtgcCGGCCCTGATCACAAATTCTTTAATGATTGCTACCCATGAAATTAGCCAGGATCAGGGTTAAGACATGCAAGTATCTGCATCCACATCCTTCAAGGATAATTACCATGGATTCTCTATCTTGGTATACTTACAACGGTTTACATATGCAATACCCATATTCCCACTCCTGTCATTAGATAGTGAAATCAGTCTATCCTCTGGTCACAGAATCGTCTATAATCAGTATTTTCACATGTTATCTTCTATGTCCTCAGGAGTCTCAGTTGCTAATCCAAGCTTAGAGACCCAGCCCCCTGGGGGGACAGGTGATTGAAGGAGAGAATCTTGTCCTACTCTGCTCAGTGGCTGAGGGCATAGGAAACATCACattttcctggcacagagaggccaCAGGAATAAGTCTGGGAAAGAAGACCCAGCATTTCCTGTCAGCAGAGCTGCAGATTCCAACTGCGAAGGAGTGCGAGGCTGGCCAATTTTATTGTAGAGCTGACAATAACCATGATCCCATTCAGAGCACGGTGGTGAATATTCCTGTGAGAAGGGAGTTGCATGCTCATTCATCTCAGAGAGAAATCCCAAAACCAAGGTCACAGTGCCCAGGAGTCAAGAAGAAATTTCAGCAGCTCCCAGAAATCAGTGCTGTGGAGAAGCAACAGCAATTTGAAGGTGGGTTACTCTTCTAAGTTAAACTGCtgacacttttcttttttgtggaagaaaatataaaaagggcTGGATTggcattagaaaaaaataagatgagaaCAACAAATGACCACATCTCTAGACAGGACCCCAGAGTTGATGTTCCCTCAAATTTCTAAAGACATGGTTGAGAAAATAACCTCTGATTGTTCTGGAGTGGATGTGAGGATGGAAGGAATACACAATGACTAAGGGGCCAGGCCCTTTGCTGAGATTCTAGTATAGTCTGGGAGTTTGTAAATCTACTTCAGCATCACAAATCCTCTCTGATAGTCCCCTTTGTGTCTGTTAGTTCCAGTGTCTTGTCCTGTCCTCACCCTCAGGGTTCCTGCAGCCAGGGCTATCATGGGGGACACAGTGGAGCTTTGCTGTGAGGCTTCTCCCCCAATCCTGTATCAGTTTTATCATGATGATGTCAACCTGGAGAACGTCTCGGCTCCCTCTGAAGGAGGAGTATCCTTCAATCTCTCTCTGACCACTGGACATTCTAGAAACTACTCCTGTGAGGCTGACTATGGCCTGGGGGCTCTGTGCAGTGGAATAGTGCCACTCTCCATCTCAAGTGAGTTGGTGATCCCTGGATACAGGAGTATTATGATCAATGGCTCTGTTCCAGAAGTCTTTATTGGTACCATATTGAGGTTTCAGAAGATGGATGGAGTTCTAGGTCATGTCTCCTGTGTGTGGGAAGTTGAAGAAAGTGACCTAAAGGCCTagctgcttctcttctctccacactaACTGAAAAGTACACACTATACTTAGTTAAAATTACATGAATTTATATTTACAGTTTCTGCAAAGTATTCATAAGGATTTCAGGGCCCAAGCCTTTAACCTCTGAGGCTGAAGTACTGGTTTCTTCCCTCAGGGAATGGTGGCTATAGAATAGAACTTGTCACGGCCAGAGTTCTTAGGGGCTGTTTAGTGTCCTTGGTTTTATTGCTGGTCTCACAAGATATCAGGTTGGTATCtactatttattttgtttatcactTATTGCTGTGACCTTTTCCATTACTGATACAGGTTGGATTTgcgaaaaggagaagaaagaaaaaaggaaaaaaaaaccttccaatatctgttcaattctttttaaacttcACAAGGAGCGGTCAACGTTGCCATATTACTAATTTGATAATATGTCATTTTTCTTGTATGCAGTCACCTGAGATTAAAACTATTAACATACTCtttcattctaaataaaaatgtctgATTATTAAATACCGTTTAATAACTTTCAATAGGCATATTTAGTTTTTATGCAGTAGAGTAAAATGTAATAAGGAGCtgtatttaaaagaattaaaacaatttagtg
Proteins encoded:
- the LOC100630378 gene encoding LOW QUALITY PROTEIN: Fc receptor-like protein 2 (The sequence of the model RefSeq protein was modified relative to this genomic sequence to represent the inferred CDS: inserted 2 bases in 2 codons; deleted 1 base in 1 codon; substituted 2 bases at 2 genomic stop codons); its protein translation is MTYSRASPSWPTEGSPGPLTSETQLSPXRSDAHLQFFFFRESRALGSGWSSSPELQIHAEWSEDSGSYXCKAETXTHRVRKPSFQSQIHVQRVSVANPSLETQPPGGQVIEGENLVLLCSVAEGIGNITFSWHREATGISLGKKTQHFLSAELQIPTAKECEAGQFYCRADNNHDPIQSTVVNIPVRIPVSCPVLTLRVPAARAIMGDTVELCCEASPPILYQFYHDDVNLENVSAPSEGGVSFNLSLTTGHSRNYSCEADYGLGALCSGIVPLSISRNGGYRIELVTARVLXGLFSVLGFIAGLTRYQVGIYYLFCLSLIAVTFSITDTGWICEKEKKEKRKKKPSNICSILFKLHKERSTLLEGQFGLVENPESAIRSLACVLSVVIHCPGDYLVLSSLYHREASSPNPQESTYPSPLPLLSTPAIKELQPVYVSGESSHWKGLCGSGQEGRENREKTMRCFNHLNPMNPSHSQ